Genomic segment of Mastomys coucha isolate ucsf_1 unplaced genomic scaffold, UCSF_Mcou_1 pScaffold23, whole genome shotgun sequence:
acacacagTAAGTTCTCAGGGCAACGTGAGGCTACAGGAGACCTCCTAAGTTCAAACACTAAGtgctaaaaatttttaaaatgacaaaaatccaTTTTAGTCAACTCAAAAATCCAAACAGCTGCAAATAGGGAAACTCTCACAGGATTTTAGAGTTGGCAGCTAATTTAAGACACCAGAGGCCTGCCTTTGGTGTCAAGATCAGggcctaaagaaaaagaaaacgtaTGCACTACTTTTATCTGTAACAAGGTTATCTAATCCCACGTGTAATCACATCCTACCTTATTTGCATTGCCTGAACTCTTAATCCGCTGTAATCAACCTCTTTTTGCTCAAATTCTTTCCACTCATTTTCATCCTAGGGAAGAAACAACACCTGATTAGAGTTTTTGGTAACCACGTTTCAGACTACGTAATAAAGCATCGAGGGCCAAACGGGATTCCCCAAAACTGGTAAAGGAACCTGCAAAACATTTGATTAGAGATCTCGCTAAACATTTCAGACTAGAAAAAATTCGATCAGTGGTCGCCAGGATTCTTGAGCCGGTACAAGACTCAGCAGTCAACACCGAGGACCAGTCTTGATTCTCCAGGCCCacgtggtggaaagagagaattcaCCCCGGGCCTCTGACCTCTCCGCACACGTACACACGAATGTGCGcacacaaacaggcaaataaatgtgatcttaaaaaaaaaaagaattgcaggcagtgacacagacctttaatcccagtactccagaggcagaggttcTTTGTGAACTAACTggaggccaaccagggctacacagtgagactttatctcaaaaaaaaaaaaaaaaaaaagggtctcGGTCTAGTGGCAGTCTGTAAAGTTTAGCCCGTCCTTGCAAGATCCCGACACATGCCTGGCTCCCAAAAGCCCTCTGGGCCGCCGCTTTTACTTAAAGCCAACTACAGGGCAAGCTGAGCGGCGGAGAGAAAGCGACGAAGAATTCCACAACTCAATCCCTATAGCCCTACGCGGCCGCGGCTGGACGAGCAAGCCACGCTCCACCGGCGGCCCACCGGAGACTCCGACCACTTTAAGAAAATGAGACCCAGCCCCAACGAACGGGGCTCAAGCGGGACGACGAGGACTCGGGCACACGTCACACGGGGACCGGCCCAACCCCCGTGGCCCAGAGGGCGCGGCGCGCGGAGGACGGCGGTCGGCGGACGAGGGCGGCCAGACCAGCCCCGGgggccgcccgcccgcccgcccgacGTGCGAAGCCTGAGTCACGTGGGCTCCCGGGCCCGCGGGGGCGGCCACATGCGGCCATCCGGCCGCCGGCCTCCCGACCCTCACCTTCGATACGGCCTTGCCGGCGGGGCCCGCGCTCCCGCCGTCTCCCGACCGCGAACTCCCGCCGTCTCCGGACCTGGCACCGGAACCCGAGCTCCCGCCGTCGCCCGACCTGCCACCGGAGCCCGAGCCCCCGCCGTCTCCCGACCTGGCACCGGAGCCCAAGCTCCCGCCGTCGCCCGGCCTGGAGCCCGCCGCCGCGCTGCTCCCGCCCGCGCCGCTCGCCGCGTTGGCCGCCCGACTGCTCcgttccttcttcttcttcttgtcccTCTTGGCGAAGAAGTTGTCCAGGCTCCGCTCCTCGGTCTCGGCCATGGCCGCTGTCCGGATGGGTGGGGCCGGCGGAGGGCGCGGCGGCGCTCGCGGCTCGGAGCTCCGGGTCAAGGCCGGCTGGGCGCTCAGGCTGCCGGGTGCGGCGTCGCCTCAGCCCCGCGGGGTCGCCGAGGCGCGGGCGGCAGGGCGGCCGGCTCCCCCCGTGCTCCGGGGAACGGTGGTACGCTCCTCGCCGGGACCGCGAGCGTGGAGCAGGGTCGCGCCCGCCCCGCTGCCTGAGGGACAAGGAAGGCGCGCACCGGCGAGCGCTCGGCTAACGACGGCGCGTGCGGGAGGAAGACGCGCGGGcctgaggaggggagaggggacggggaggggagggaggggaggagggagggcggGCCACCAGCAGAGAGAGGCAGCGCCGCGCCTGCGCGCTCGGTTCCGCCCGCCGCTGTGGGCGCGCCGAGGGGGGCGGGCGGCGGGAGGCGAGGGGGGCGGGTCTTCCGGGAGAGCCAATCAGATGCCGGGACGGAGCGCTTAGGTGACAATCCGTTCCTTCTACGGGGCGGTGCCCTGTATGGGGGGCGGGGAGAAGCGGGTGTGGGGCCAAAAGAGTGACGTCCCTAGTGACTCCTGCCTCCGATTGGCCAAGGGTTTTGCCTTGAGGGCGGGCATTTAGAGGGTTGGTGACTTGGCTGAAGAGGACCCGCCGGAGGGGGCGGGTGTGCTTTGGCTGCGCGCATGCGTAGGGTACACGTGCGTCTGCTCGCCAGGACTGGGGCCTGGTAGGCGTTTGAACtttcaggaaaaggaaagagaccGTGTTAAGCCAGCGATCGTCGAGCTTGTTCATGCTGCCCTGCTTTTTTGTACTTGCACCCTCTCTCTCGGGCACCTATTTTTCTTCTGAATGGAATGCTTTTGATGAGGAGCGCTGGATTAGTATTCGTAGTTCATTTATGGAAGGAGGATCTTAAGTAAGCCAGGACATGAATGAAAGGGAACTGATGTTGAACTTTATCCAGGACTAGATGTGTCTACCGGGGCCAGGTTAAATAAATCTGACCTTCTAACGCTAGCTCTTGTGTGATGGAGAATGACTTGGGAATGTGATTTTTGGTGGTAGGGTGTAACAGGCGCATGCCGGCGCTGAGTCCATCCACAgaatcacaaaaagaaaacagacaaaaccttcacctttttttctttttttcctgggcCTTCACCCTATTGGCACATACTTAGTGAACACTTTACCCCTGAAACATCTCCAGCCcagaaaggtttttgtttgcttgggggAGACTAGTTCTGAGAttgggtctcacatagcccaagcTGCTCTGAAcaccatacatttaaaaaaaaaaaaaaaaaaagatggtgatgcactcctttaatcccagcacttgggagggaggcagaggcaggcggatttgagttcgaggccagcctggtctacagagtgagttccaggacagccaggaatacacagagaaactctgtctcgaaaaaccaaaaaaaaaaaaaaaaaaaaaaaaaaaaaagattaatttgtttatgatcttcctgcctcaagtgCTGAGAGTTCAGGCATGCACTATCGTGCCTATGTTATGTGATGCTAGGGGTTTCCATTCTTGCTAGTGAGGCTCTCTAGCAGCTAAACAATGAATGACCCAATACAGATGTTGGAGTTTTTAGTTACATGATTGTACCTAGAATTCCTCCAGCTCTGACTTGAGTTGGAGTGATGGCTACAGTTTAACTTTGGCTCCTATTTTAGATCTTAAAGAAAGGGAACAACACAAGATATAGAAAGAAACGAGAATAAAAATATGCTTGTTGCCACCTGAGACTTGACTTTGGGACCTTGGAGAATCAAGAGTGTGCTTCTCTATGAGAAGTGTGGTCTGGGTATGCTTTAActtctgtttcctcttaaagAAGAAAGCTGTGACAACCACTGAGGAAATGACTAAGACCTAGGTCTGTAGCCTTGTGGGAAAGATAGAACCCAGCTAGTAAATGGAGGGATGTCTTTCCACACCAGTTCCCTCCTGTCTTCTTTTAGAAGTCCTTCCCTAGTTGTGGCTATTGAAGACCTACATTCTGAATATGTTGATGGATAAGTGAAGGCCCTATGGCTGTAACCAACAATAAGcagaccttttgttttgttttttgagacagggtttcactgtatagccctggctgtcctagaactcactctgtagaccaggctgtcctggaactcaagagatctgcctgcctctgcctcccaagtgctgggattaaaggtgtgtgccaccacacctggctaataAGCAGACATATAtttgttcccttcccccaacccagGATAGTTCCTAGGTGACTTCCTTTTGTGACACCACATATCTTCCTGTGGTATTGTCCAAGTTCAGCACTGCCCAGTGCCACCAGCTTTGCTTAACATCTCTTAGCAAACTTTCTTTTTAccttccttgtcttctttcttcctctttccttctttttctgccCTTTCCTGCTCTCCACCCCctctttttaagacagtgtctaaAGTATCCTAAATTATCGTTGAACACAGagccaaggatggtcttgaatCTCTACCTCCCAATTAGCTTTTggtggtgttctctctctccccctccctccctccccctgtctctcccctctctgtgtctctgtgtctctgtctgtctgtctctgtctctctctctctctctctctctctctctctctctctctctctctctctctctctctctctctctctctctctctctctctctcgtttcttttgtttttaggatGGAGTCGccctgtggagccctggctggccttgaactcacctgagctgttctgcctctgcctccctctgctcacccCCTGGGATTCCCACCATTGTTCACAAAGCTGTGTCCTGTGTCCTGCAACCACTTTGTCAGTTAAACCTTCACCcgttttctctttttcaaaaagatgtttttatctttattttatgtgtgtgagtcagTACATGGATGTGACTGTACATTTGAACTCCTGGACCTGGATTtattgtgagccacttgatatgGGAACTGGGAGCTGAACACGGGCCTCGGCGAAAGCAGTGAGTGCTTTTcctcaccaagccatctctccagctggatctctctctctcccttaaacAGGGTCTTCCTGTGTAACCCCGAGTGGGGGAGTGATAACACTCCCATTTGTAGGTTATAGGCCTACACTACCAAACATGGTTTGCTGTTGTTTCTCGTTGCTAATGGTATGTAGGTGAATGTGGGCATGGTGCACGTGCACTTGTGTATTCATAATCTCCTTAGAGGCCAGTGGACAGCCTTAGGCATCCCGTTCTTAagtgccatcttttttttttttatttgtgtaagtatgcatgtgttCTCAAATGACAAAGGGCAAGTTGTAAGAATCCAGAGGATCAAgcccaggtcatcaggcatggCAACAAGCACCTGAATCCACAGAACCATTTGCCACcccaccttttttatttttttgatggaCATAGTTTCTCACTGGGGTGCACTTGGAGTGCActaattcagctaggctggctggtcagtgatcATTAGGGATCCCCCTGTGTCTGCATCCCCAGAACTAGGGTTCCAAGGGCCCCTGTAACCAGACAGGAGGAGGGTAGCCAGGGAGACTTGACAAGAGCAGCTTGTGGGAATAGCTGCCATTGGTTTCAGGACATTAGAGTCAAAGAGGCAGGGAGCCGTTTCACACTGCAGAGACTAACTACAGGTGACACAGCCGCAAAGACACTACTCTCGGTCTGTCTGACCTCAATTTCTCACCCACGATGGCGTTTGGGACATATGCCATCCATCACACTGCAAACCATGGGAGGGAATGCTGCCGAGTCAACCCTTGGCTGCAGCTCCTTCTCTGCATTTGCTCAAGCCATTGAATCCTTCAAGCCAATCATGGATTATTGATGCTGGCCCATTTATTTGTATCTAGATCTTGTCTTCCAGATTATTAAAGAGTTGAAGGCAGGTATTACTCAACCCTGAATAAGGCCCAGTATCCCAAGTATAAGTGCTTCATTAAGAAAGAGTgctgggggagctggagagatggctcagcagttaagagcactaactgctcttctgaaggtcctgagttcaaatcagcaaccacatggtggctcacaaccacccataatgagatctgatgccctcttctggggtgtctgaagacagcgacagtatacttagatataataataaataaaactttaaaaaagaaaaagaaaaaagaaagagagctgagtggggatatggctcagttaaCAAGCAGCTCACCTtgaaagcatgaaaaaaaaaagtacactttaagccgggcggtggtggcacacacctttaatcccagcacttgggaggcaaaggcaggtggatttctgagttcgaggccaacctggtctacagagtgagttccaggacagccagggctacacagagaaaccctatctcggaaaaaaaaaaagcatgaaggGCTGTGGgttctccagaacccacataaaaactaCAGCACCCTGAATCCTGCCATGGCCACCCCCTCATCCTTATCCAGCCCCCATCTCCAGAGCTTTTAGCTCTTGCAGGACTCTTCACATCAACCTTCCAGTGTGTGCAGACCTTCTCCATCCTTGAAGCCAAGCAAATCTTCTCTTGTCCATGCTGCTAAGAGAGAGGAGGTGACTAACAGGCCATTCTAGGATATTTCAGCAAGTCCGGGagcttttttgttctcttttgagacagagtctctggtATGTGTATAAAGTGAGGACATGATCGCTTCTTCAACGTATGGTTGAAGAGAGTCTTTATTGTAGGCATACAATAAAGGCAAcgagaggcatctggaagagtccagagatAGTAGACTGAACATGACCATGAGAGGaggcgtgtgtgcatgtgtgtgcgtgttcgtgtgtgtgtgtgtatgtgtgtgtgtgtgtgtgtgtgtgtgtgtgtgtgtgtgtgtgtgtgtatgtaatgctGAAAGCATCTGGCGACCAACATGGGTTTTGGTACCAATAGGTAtcacagttagccatttgtcttgagtttcttttgaaCCTGACaacatgtagccctggctggcctaggacttgctatatagaccagcctAGCCATGACTCTACCCCCTGAGTGATTGGacttaaaggcatataccaccacaacacgcttcttcaaagatgaatgCTGTCCAAACATGGGCATTTCTCTCGGGGTCCTCAGAATGTCCAATTTGATGGAGGTCAGTTACCCCCCATTTACCAAGGTCTGCTGAGCTCTGGTATTCTATCAAGAGCTAGCAAAAGGCAGCTGAGCAGCCCCATTGTTGCTGGGTTCTTTTCTGCTGAGCTATTTGTTCCAAGTTCCATTCTGCTCCCTAGGCTGGAAATTCCACCAGTGCTCAGCTCACAAGAATGCAGCACACACTGGCCAGACAGCTCAGCAGGAAGCGGTGGCCAGGATCTGCCACTGCCCGCGTGCTCTCCTCCAGCTGGCCTTCCAGGTCTCATCTTGGGGATGGTGGAAGTGGGTGCTGTGTCTCTCCTGCGGTCACCACAGGCAGACAGGGTATCTAACCTTACAAGGCCTTGGACCCTTTCTTTTGGTGCGTTCGATGCCTTGATGTTAGTCCCCTGATTTCTAAGTTATTCAATCACTCTCATTCATTGATCTAAAACATTTTGGCAATGTTTACTATATTACCAGGCCCTATGTTAGGAGTTAATAATACCAGAGGTATAGGTCAGTGGGTGCTGCCTATGACCTGGACTACTTGCCGATGGACCGTACCCcacccttgggggttggaggtgaggtggtgcGGAATTGATGACACAGACTCTTAGAGCAGGTGAGAAACACTGCAGTAAGCTCTTATGAAcgctgctgcaagctcctttaatatcCTCCACCTGCACCCCATTGGTAGCAAGAAAGCagctcttctaaacagcagttcctgattggctgacACTGTCGCATCaccaatccttggtctctcaggcagtcctcagttAGGTCCTTCTGCAGGCGATGCCTTGGCAGCTGTGCAGCTCCAGCATTTATGCAGAGGCAGCTGTGCCATCCCTCCTCCAAGTGGTAAAGCCCTCGCCTACCTAACACGTGTGGCACTGGGATTGATCTGgagcttgaattcctgatccctcTAGTGCTGGNNNNNNNNNNACAAGCTGGGGACATCATCTGGGAGGAAAGAACCTCAGTTGACCAGATGCCTCTATCGCTGTGGCCTGTAGGCGTGTCTGTGGCCATTTTCTAGATTAAAGAGGACCCAGACCATTGGAGGCAATGCCACCCTGGGCTTAAGTTGTACAAATGAAGCTTAGTGCTCCAAGGACTGAACCAATAAGCAGCCTTCCTCCAaggttctgcttcagttcctcctcctgccctgacttccctcagtgatggattatgACTGGgacataaaccctttcttcctcgagtcgcttttggtcatagtgttcaTCACAGTAGTTAACAGCAAAGCAGGCGATTACGCCTCCACCTTCCGCAGGTTGGAATTATGCTTGGGTGCCCCCACACCTGGTTTccttttgcttgcttggtttggtttgatttggttttgctctctccaggctggcctccaaagtCCTGGGCTTGCGTGATCCTACTAGCTTAGTATCCTAAATAGTTAGGACTATCTTTGACttgataaaacatttttttttttaattccgtGTAtttgtgctggttggttttgtatcaacttgacacaagctaggctcatcagagaggagggagcctcaattgagaaaatgcctccataagattgagctgtaggcaagcctgtagggcattttcttacgTGATTGATAGGCAGGGCCCAGTCTATTGTAGGCGGTGCCACCTtgggctggcagtcctgggttctgagcaagccagaaagggGTAATCTttcacggcctctgcatcagctcctgcctccagattccttccctgtttgagttcctgtcctgacttcctttgatgacaaagtgatgtggaagtgtaccgccaaataaaccctttcttcacaaagttgctttggtcatggtgttttatcacagcaatagtaacctgaACGAAgactgtgtgcgtgtgcgtgtgcatgtgtgtgtgtgtatcagtacCTGGGAAGTGTGTATCAGTACctgggagctagagttacaggcagttgtgagtcgccttatggtgggtgctgggaaccaaactctggtcgtCTGCAAGAACAAGCACTTAAGCACTGAGCCGTTTCTACAGCCCagtttccatgattttttttttttttttttttgagaaacagtcttactatgtaggccaggctggccttgagcttgtgaACCTCCTGCTGTTGCTTCCTGATGAATAGGATTTTAGAgttgtgccactatgcccaatAAGCTCAATCCGTTTATTATATTAAGGATACAAGTAGAAGGGTGAGAGGATACTGGAGactagaaaaggaaagggaaagatagGATAAAGCAACAGGACCAGAAGCAGCTCCCACCACAGTCCAGGAACCAGCTCTATGAATTGGTGCTCTCAGACCAGCCTGCTGTGAGGCAGAGATGAGTCACCGCACCCCAACCTGGCTTGGATGAAGTGGCCTCAAAATGTCTGCCTCGCTTAACTCTCAGGGTACATTCAGTAGCCGACTCACTGATGACTGCTTTGGCTCCCCAGATTGCTACTATTGAAAGGGCACCCCAGCAAGTTGCTGAGGCTGAACCCCGGCTTACCCTATCACTATGCGATTGCATACTTCTGGCCTACTGTGCACTGGATGACTAGGGACAGATGCAAACTCCCAGCCAGCAACATGTGCTAAACTCACTGAGGAAAAGCTACCGGCCAAACAGCTGGCACAGTGCGAGTCGTCCTGACTCATTCACTTTGACCCTGGAGTGCAAAGGATAGAATTCCATCGTCAAGGTGGGATTATCCTGTCCTGACCCCTACTCTGACCCTGTTCCTACCTCTTGACCCAACAAGGAGGTGGCATTTGCTGTTTTTGACTCACAGCTTCCCCAATCCTGGTTACCAGGTCAGGTCAGTAGGTCAGTGgcattgtctttttttcctgagaagaTCCAGGTGGGGAGGATGGGGAGTCTCTGGTCATTTCAGTTCAGCCATTTGAGGACTTGGTcaggtatacacatacatgcacacacacacacagagagagagagagagagagagagagagagagagagagagagagagagaaagagaaaaagagagagagagagagagggggagggagagaaagcataATAAAGCAAATATCAAATGTTAAATAGCTTTTTGCAATTTGAATAATAATTTATGAAccacctttttgttttaattgagacagggtctctctacaaaGGACTGGCTGGTCTGGAGCTTGCTGGGCTTGagctcagagatgtgcctgcctctgccaccctctGCTGGAATAAAAGGTGTCCACCTGTCcctcttttagtttttttctttttctttttttaatttattttgtttaaagtcTCATGCAGCTTGAATTGACCCTGAACTTctttccaatcctcctgcctccacctcctgagttctgggattacaggtatgtgccactgcACCTGCTTTTGAGGGGTGCTGTGTCTCTAGCTCTCCTCTTACTTCCTATGCAGAGCAGCTCAGATCCCAGCCGCCCCTCCCCTGCATCAGCATAATGTATGGAACCAAGCCCAATCCCCAGGCCTCCACATTCCCCAGGATGGCTGGAGCCTCCTGTCCTGGGATTAGATGAAAAGAAGCCTGAAAACCTCAATCTTGACATCTTTAAcctttattgtatgtgtgtgtttttcctgcatgtatatatgggtaccacatgtgtgtctgttccCCTTGGAGGTCATAATAAGATgatagatcccctggaactggagttacaaacggTTGTGTGTCtccgtgtgggtgctaggaagtgaacccgggtcttctgcaagagcagcaacaccactgagccatctctttagcctgtCTTTCCTGAATTTCATTTAGTGTTATGCCTTGCCTTTGGGGTTTTTGCTGGACCCTGACTACTCTGCTCATATACACTCATCCATGAGATTCACAGGGACACAGCTAAAGATTCTGTGTGAGCAGAAGAGTCATGattttgaggttagcctgggctacttagtgagttggaggccaactgCAGGAGTCAGTCTCTCTTTTCTCTACATGGACCCCAAGGTTCAAGTTCAGGTTACCAGCCTTGGCaccaagtgcttttacccactaacCCATCTTATGCACTGGCCCTCTTTAAAAACTTGACagacagaatcttactatgtagagcaggccGGTTGTTAAAatacactgtagcccaggctgactccaAACAATCCAGGTACTTCCTAACAATCCTAGATGATGTCACCAGAGAATTTCCACTTCTACCGTTGCTGATGATATTCCAAATCCAGACTGTTATGCTGTAGATATGGACAATGCAAACATCTATGCATCCAGAAAAATGTGCAAAGGTCCTGCAGCTCCAGGACACACTATCCACCTTTGGATCTTTCACACATGGCTTTCTCCCTTTCAAGAATATCATGCCCTGCTCCTACCCACTGGTGGAAGGATAccattctatttacttatttacttattcttaagacagggtctatttagcctggctgtcttggaattctctatatagaccaggctggcctcaaactcatagatatctGCCTGTTTTTGCCTTCATCTACTGATGTTACAGGCATGCCTCCCAGTTCACTGCTCTGCTGTGGCTTTGAAATGgttcctttctgtgtctctccctcccttctctttgctAAAGCATTGAAAAGTTCTCCATCATAAACAAACAGCTCTGGGAAAAGATTATTATAATTAACACTTTGGGGGGCCATAGCAAAGCTGGAACTTGGGCTTCTATTCAAAATTTAATAAGACTTTCAGGCTGGCCATGGTAGAATATTGAATCAGGTGTGCAAGTATGGAGCCCTGAGGAGAACAGAACCCTGAGGAGAACAGAGCCCTGAGGAGAACAGAGCCCTGAGGAGAACAGAGCCCTGTTGCCTATCCCCATTTACCCTCCTCTACCTCAGACTGGGTACGCTTCAGCTGCTTTCCCTTCCCGAGTGTCTGTACCCTGGTGGCCATCTGTTCTATCCATATTTGGTGTAAGGAAGAACGGGATTACAGCACAGCCATTGTCTGACATCAAAGTAGGCGCACTTTGTCTGCCATAAAATATGTTAATCATCGAAATGACAAGTTTTGCCAAAGagaatgtgtttgtgtggctACCAAGCAGATTGAGGCCCTACCTCAATCCTTCCTCCGAGGCTTAGTGACAATATTTATGGGATGAACAAGGTGATCAGAGGTAATTGGAATGATGGGTAATCTGAGCAAGAGTAACCAGATTTCATGCTTATGTATAAAAGTCAGGCTCAAAAAAGCAATGTTAAGGGGGAATGTGGTGGCAGCCGCTCTTCATTCCAATGCACAGCAGTTTGAGACAGGATAATGGAAGTCAAGACCCGCCTAACTCTATAGCAATAGTCTCTCTTAAGCcag
This window contains:
- the Cdv3 gene encoding protein CDV3 homolog isoform X4, giving the protein MAETEERSLDNFFAKRDKKKKKERSSRAANAASGAGGSSAAAGSRPGDGGSLGSGARSGDGGGSGSGGRSGDGGSSGSGARSGDGGSSRSGDGGSAGPAGKAVSKDENEWKEFEQKEVDYSGLRVQAMQISEKEDDDNEKREDPGDNWEEGGGGSGAEKSSGPWNKTAPVQAPPAPVTVTETPEPAMPSGVYRPPGARLTTTRKTPQGPPEIYSDTQFPSLQSTAKHVESRKYLK
- the Cdv3 gene encoding protein CDV3 homolog isoform X5; protein product: MAETEERSLDNFFAKRDKKKKKERSSRAANAASGAGGSSAAAGSRPGDGGSLGSGARSGDGGGSGSGGRSGDGGSSGSGARSGDGGSSRSGDGGSAGPAGKAVSKDENEWKEFEQKEVDYSGLRVQAMQISEKEDDDNEKREDPGDNWEEGGGGSGAEKSSGPWNKTAPVQAPPAPVTVTETPEPAMPSGVYRPPGARLTTTRKTPQGPPEIYSDTQFPSLQSTAKHVESRKY